The Streptomyces pactum genome contains a region encoding:
- a CDS encoding winged helix-turn-helix transcriptional regulator → MSTTQERTEEQDLPYDVFSRACPSRVTLEHVTGRWGALTLGALYEGSFRFNELRRRVDGVSEKMLAQTLQALERDGLVHREAQPTNPPRVDYELTAPGREVAGRLIALIQCLEGRMDEVLASRERYDARRVPTV, encoded by the coding sequence ATGTCGACCACGCAGGAGCGCACGGAGGAGCAGGACCTCCCGTACGACGTGTTCTCCAGGGCCTGTCCCTCGCGCGTCACCCTTGAGCACGTCACGGGCCGCTGGGGCGCGCTGACGCTCGGTGCGCTGTACGAGGGCTCCTTCCGCTTCAACGAGCTGCGGCGCCGCGTCGACGGCGTCAGCGAGAAGATGCTGGCCCAGACCCTGCAGGCGCTGGAGCGCGACGGCCTGGTGCACCGCGAGGCCCAGCCCACCAACCCGCCCCGCGTGGACTACGAACTCACGGCACCGGGTCGTGAGGTGGCCGGGCGGCTGATCGCGCTCATCCAGTGCCTGGAGGGGCGGATGGACGAGGTACTGGCCTCGCGTGAGCGGTACGACGCGCGGCGGGTACCTACCGTGTGA
- the rpmF gene encoding 50S ribosomal protein L32, with protein sequence MAVPKRKMSRSNTRHRRSQWKAAVPTLVACERCHEPKQQHIACPSCGTYNKRQVLEV encoded by the coding sequence GTGGCTGTTCCGAAGCGGAAGATGTCGCGCAGCAACACGCGCCACCGCCGGTCGCAGTGGAAGGCTGCGGTCCCCACCCTGGTTGCGTGCGAGCGCTGCCACGAGCCCAAGCAGCAGCACATCGCGTGCCCGTCTTGCGGCACTTACAACAAGCGCCAGGTCCTCGAGGTCTGA
- the mutM gene encoding bifunctional DNA-formamidopyrimidine glycosylase/DNA-(apurinic or apyrimidinic site) lyase, protein MPELPEVEVVRRGLERWVVHRTVQDAEVLHPRAVRRHIAGPDDFAQRLEGHRIGTPSRRGKYLWLPLEDTGQAILAHLGMSGQLLVQPHEAPAEKHLRVRVRFTDALPTELRFVDQRTFGGLSLHDTTPDGLPDVIAHIARDPLDPLFDDEAFHTALRRKRTTIKRALLDQSLISGVGNIYADEALWRSRLHYERPTAAFTRPRTAELLGHVRDVMNAALAVGGTSFDSLYVNVNGESGYFDRSLDAYGREGLPCRRCGTPMRRRPWMNRSSYFCPKCQRTPRITR, encoded by the coding sequence ATGCCCGAGTTGCCCGAGGTAGAGGTCGTGCGGCGCGGCCTGGAGCGCTGGGTCGTCCATCGGACCGTCCAGGACGCCGAGGTGCTGCACCCGCGCGCGGTACGGCGTCACATCGCCGGCCCGGACGACTTCGCCCAGCGCCTCGAGGGCCACCGCATCGGCACGCCCAGCCGCCGCGGCAAGTACCTGTGGCTGCCGCTGGAGGACACCGGGCAGGCGATCCTGGCGCACCTGGGCATGAGCGGCCAGTTGCTGGTCCAGCCGCACGAGGCGCCGGCCGAGAAGCACCTGCGCGTCCGTGTCCGCTTCACCGACGCCCTGCCCACCGAACTCCGCTTCGTCGACCAGCGCACCTTCGGCGGCCTGTCGTTGCACGACACCACCCCCGACGGACTGCCCGACGTCATCGCCCACATCGCCCGCGACCCCCTCGACCCGCTCTTCGACGACGAGGCGTTCCACACGGCGCTGCGCCGCAAGCGCACCACGATCAAACGGGCCCTGCTCGACCAGTCACTGATCAGCGGCGTCGGCAACATCTACGCGGACGAGGCCCTGTGGCGCTCCCGCCTGCACTACGAACGCCCCACCGCGGCCTTCACCCGCCCCCGAACCGCCGAGCTCCTCGGCCACGTCCGCGACGTGATGAACGCGGCCCTCGCCGTGGGCGGCACCAGCTTCGACAGCCTCTACGTCAACGTCAACGGCGAGTCCGGCTACTTCGACCGGTCGCTCGACGCCTACGGCCGTGAGGGCCTGCCCTGCCGGCGCTGCGGCACGCCGATGCGCCGCCGGCCGTGGATGAACCGATCCAGCTACTTCTGCCCGAAGTGCCAGCGCACGCCGAGGATCACACGGTAG
- the rnc gene encoding ribonuclease III → MRGTVSVPKKAEDAKADPPAKKKADTQASSHTLLEGRLGYQLESALLVRALTHRSYAYENGGLPTNERLEFLGDSVLGLVVTDTLYRTHPDLPEGQLAKLRAAVVNSRALAEVGRGLELGSFIRLGRGEEGTGGRDKASILADTLEAVIGAVYLDQGLDAASELVHRLFDPLIEKSSNLGAGLDWKTSLQELTATEGLGVPEYLVTETGPDHEKTFTAAARVGGVSYGTGTGRSKKEAEQQAAESAWRSIRAAADERAKVTAAQPAVEAAEQPSADAPSASA, encoded by the coding sequence GTGAGAGGCACTGTGTCAGTCCCCAAGAAGGCGGAAGACGCCAAGGCGGACCCACCCGCCAAGAAGAAGGCGGACACCCAGGCCTCGTCCCACACGCTTCTGGAAGGGCGGCTCGGCTATCAGCTCGAGTCCGCCCTTCTGGTGCGTGCCTTGACCCACCGTTCCTACGCGTACGAGAACGGCGGTCTGCCGACGAACGAGCGGCTGGAGTTCCTCGGTGACTCCGTCCTCGGCCTCGTCGTCACGGACACGCTGTACCGCACCCACCCCGACCTGCCCGAAGGCCAACTGGCCAAGTTGCGGGCCGCGGTGGTCAACTCGCGTGCGCTGGCGGAGGTGGGCCGCGGGCTCGAACTCGGCTCCTTCATCCGGCTCGGCCGCGGTGAAGAGGGCACGGGGGGCCGGGACAAGGCTTCCATCCTCGCCGACACCCTCGAAGCGGTGATCGGCGCGGTCTATCTCGATCAGGGCCTCGACGCGGCCTCCGAACTGGTGCACCGCCTGTTCGACCCGCTGATCGAGAAGTCCTCGAACCTCGGCGCCGGCCTGGACTGGAAGACCAGCCTCCAGGAACTCACCGCGACCGAAGGGCTCGGCGTCCCCGAGTACCTGGTCACGGAGACCGGCCCGGACCACGAGAAGACCTTCACTGCTGCCGCCCGCGTCGGAGGCGTCTCGTACGGCACCGGCACCGGCCGCAGCAAGAAGGAGGCGGAGCAGCAGGCCGCGGAATCCGCGTGGCGGTCCATCCGGGCCGCGGCGGACGAGCGCGCCAAGGTGACGGCGGCCCAGCCGGCCGTCGAAGCGGCGGAACAGCCGAGCGCCGACGCCCCGTCGGCCTCCGCCTGA
- a CDS encoding ATP synthase F0 subunit B, producing the protein MDVQKKLDEITAMVSGARAMPMSASCVVNRAELLSKLEELRAELPGSLAQAQELIGDREQMVAQARQEADRIIESAQAERGSLISDTEVARRSQAEADRILAEARQEAEEVRAEADDYVDSKLANFEVVLTKTLGSVGRGREKLLGTGSGLDENGYEDEDAPERSHDPEVLRRDADAYVDTKLGAFEAVLAKTLDAVGRGRQKLHGRIATDDLGALADDMTTVQHSSDADYLAGLAGLSDAPAGQPHQPQYGEQQPAAAQVPAPAVPEMPAQQPAYGYAQQQPDPYADYQQTYDGGQDPYGYQQQTADPYAYQGYDAQQQAYDAGQGYAQPQQPQQPPQALDETSLFDTSMISAEQLRAYEQGRGL; encoded by the coding sequence GTGGACGTGCAGAAGAAGCTCGACGAGATCACCGCGATGGTCTCCGGCGCCCGCGCCATGCCCATGTCGGCCTCGTGCGTGGTCAACCGCGCCGAACTGCTCTCGAAGCTGGAAGAGCTGCGCGCCGAGCTGCCCGGTTCCCTCGCCCAGGCCCAGGAGCTGATCGGGGACCGCGAGCAGATGGTCGCGCAGGCCCGCCAGGAGGCCGACCGGATCATCGAGAGCGCGCAGGCCGAGCGCGGTTCCCTGATCTCCGACACCGAGGTCGCCCGCCGCTCGCAGGCCGAGGCCGACCGCATCCTCGCCGAGGCCCGCCAGGAGGCCGAGGAGGTCCGCGCCGAGGCCGACGACTACGTCGACTCCAAGCTCGCCAACTTCGAGGTCGTCCTCACCAAGACCCTCGGCTCCGTAGGCCGGGGCCGCGAGAAACTGCTCGGCACCGGGTCCGGCCTCGACGAGAACGGCTACGAGGACGAGGACGCCCCCGAGCGCAGCCACGACCCGGAGGTCCTGCGCCGCGACGCCGACGCCTACGTGGACACCAAGCTCGGCGCCTTCGAGGCCGTCCTGGCCAAGACCCTGGACGCCGTCGGCCGGGGCCGCCAGAAGCTGCACGGCCGCATCGCCACCGACGACCTGGGCGCCCTCGCGGACGACATGACCACCGTCCAGCACTCCAGCGACGCGGACTACCTCGCCGGCCTGGCCGGCCTCTCCGACGCCCCCGCCGGGCAGCCGCACCAGCCGCAGTACGGCGAGCAGCAGCCGGCGGCGGCACAGGTACCGGCACCGGCCGTTCCGGAGATGCCGGCGCAGCAGCCGGCGTACGGCTACGCGCAGCAGCAGCCCGATCCGTACGCCGACTACCAGCAGACCTACGACGGCGGGCAGGACCCGTACGGCTACCAGCAGCAGACCGCCGACCCGTACGCCTATCAGGGCTACGACGCCCAGCAGCAGGCGTACGACGCCGGCCAGGGCTATGCCCAGCCCCAGCAGCCCCAGCAGCCTCCGCAGGCGCTCGACGAGACCAGCCTGTTCGACACCAGCATGATCAGTGCCGAGCAGTTGAGGGCCTACGAGCAGGGGCGCGGTCTCTAG
- the recG gene encoding ATP-dependent DNA helicase RecG, giving the protein MDLVPALQEPLKKVLGPATAKVMAEHLGLHTVGDLLHHYPRRYEERGQLTHLADLPMDEHVTVVAQVADARLHTFASSKAPRGKGQRLEVTITDGHGRLQLVFFGNGVHKPHKELLPGTRAMFAGKVSVFNRRLQLAHPAYELLRGGDDEDGSGNVESWAGALIPLYPATAKLESWKIGKAIQTVLPSAQEAVDPLPGSLREGRGLVSLPEALLKIHRPHTKADIEDARARLKWDEAFVLQVALARRRHAETQLPAVPRKPSPDGLLTAFDDRLPFTLTDGQRKVSREIFDDLATDHPMHRLLQGEVGSGKTMVALRAMLAVVDAGGQAVLLAPTEVLAQQHHRSVVEMMGELAEGGMLGGAEHATKVVLLTGSMGAAARRHALLDLATGEAGIVIGTHALIEDKVRFHDLGLVVVDEQHRFGVEQRDALRGKGKQPPHLLVMTATPIPRTVAMTVFGDLETSVLDQLPAGRSPIASHVVPAADKPHFLARAWDRVREEVSGGHQAYVVCPRIGDEDDDPKKSGKQPAEGDADKRPPLAVVDVAEHLAKGPLQGLGVEILHGRMQPDDKDAVMRRFAAGETDVLVATTVIEVGVNVPNATAMVIMDADRFGVSQLHQLRGRVGRGSAPGLCLLVTEMPEASAARQRLNAVAGTLDGFELSRIDLEQRREGDVLGQAQSGARTSLRVLAVIEDEEIIAEARAEAAAVVAADPELTGLPGLRTALDALLDEEREQYLEKG; this is encoded by the coding sequence ATGGATCTCGTGCCCGCACTGCAAGAACCCCTGAAGAAGGTGCTCGGCCCCGCCACCGCGAAGGTGATGGCCGAGCATCTCGGCCTGCACACCGTCGGCGACCTCCTCCACCACTACCCCCGCAGATACGAGGAGCGCGGCCAGCTCACCCACCTCGCCGACCTGCCCATGGACGAGCACGTCACGGTGGTGGCCCAGGTCGCCGACGCCCGCCTGCACACGTTCGCCTCGTCGAAGGCGCCGCGCGGCAAGGGACAGCGCCTCGAAGTGACCATCACGGACGGCCACGGCCGCCTCCAGTTGGTCTTCTTCGGCAACGGGGTGCACAAGCCCCACAAGGAGCTGCTGCCGGGCACGCGCGCGATGTTCGCGGGCAAGGTCTCCGTCTTCAACCGACGGCTGCAACTCGCCCATCCGGCGTACGAGTTGCTGCGCGGCGGTGACGACGAGGACGGCAGCGGCAACGTCGAGTCCTGGGCGGGCGCCCTGATCCCCCTCTATCCGGCCACCGCCAAGCTGGAGTCCTGGAAGATCGGCAAGGCGATCCAGACGGTGCTGCCCAGCGCGCAGGAGGCCGTCGACCCCCTTCCCGGCTCCCTGCGCGAGGGCCGGGGCCTGGTCTCCCTGCCCGAGGCGCTCCTGAAGATCCACCGCCCGCACACCAAGGCGGACATCGAGGACGCCCGCGCCCGCCTGAAGTGGGACGAGGCCTTCGTCCTCCAGGTCGCCCTCGCCCGCCGCCGCCACGCCGAGACCCAACTCCCCGCCGTCCCCAGGAAACCGAGCCCGGACGGTCTGCTCACGGCGTTCGACGACCGCCTCCCCTTCACGCTCACCGACGGCCAGCGCAAGGTCTCCCGGGAGATCTTCGACGACCTCGCCACCGACCACCCGATGCACCGGCTGCTCCAGGGGGAGGTGGGCAGCGGCAAGACGATGGTCGCCCTGCGCGCCATGCTGGCCGTCGTGGACGCGGGCGGGCAGGCCGTGCTGCTGGCGCCCACCGAGGTGCTCGCCCAGCAGCACCACCGGTCGGTCGTCGAGATGATGGGGGAGCTGGCCGAGGGCGGCATGCTGGGCGGCGCCGAACACGCCACCAAGGTGGTGCTGCTCACCGGCTCGATGGGCGCCGCCGCCCGCCGTCACGCCCTGCTGGACCTGGCCACCGGTGAGGCCGGCATCGTCATCGGCACGCACGCGCTCATCGAGGACAAGGTGCGGTTCCACGACCTCGGCCTGGTCGTCGTCGACGAGCAGCACCGCTTCGGCGTCGAACAGCGCGACGCCCTGCGCGGCAAGGGCAAACAGCCGCCGCACCTGCTCGTCATGACCGCCACGCCGATCCCGCGCACCGTCGCCATGACCGTCTTCGGCGACCTGGAGACCTCCGTACTGGACCAGCTCCCGGCCGGCCGGTCCCCGATCGCCAGCCATGTCGTCCCGGCCGCCGACAAACCGCACTTCCTCGCCCGGGCCTGGGACCGGGTCCGCGAGGAGGTCTCCGGCGGCCACCAGGCGTACGTCGTCTGCCCGCGCATCGGTGACGAGGACGACGACCCGAAGAAGAGCGGCAAGCAGCCCGCCGAGGGCGACGCGGACAAGCGGCCCCCGCTGGCCGTCGTCGACGTCGCGGAGCACCTTGCGAAAGGCCCGCTCCAGGGCCTCGGGGTCGAGATCCTGCACGGCCGTATGCAGCCCGACGACAAGGACGCCGTCATGCGCCGCTTCGCCGCGGGGGAGACGGATGTCCTGGTCGCCACGACCGTCATCGAGGTCGGCGTCAACGTCCCCAACGCCACCGCGATGGTGATCATGGACGCCGACCGCTTCGGCGTCTCCCAGCTCCACCAGTTGCGCGGCCGCGTCGGCCGAGGCTCCGCCCCCGGCCTGTGTCTGCTGGTCACCGAGATGCCGGAGGCGAGCGCGGCCCGGCAGCGTCTGAACGCCGTCGCCGGCACCCTCGACGGCTTCGAGCTCTCCCGCATCGACCTCGAACAGCGCCGCGAGGGCGACGTCCTCGGCCAGGCCCAGTCCGGCGCCCGCACCTCCCTGCGCGTCCTCGCCGTCATCGAGGACGAGGAGATCATCGCCGAGGCGCGCGCGGAGGCGGCGGCGGTGGTGGCCGCCGACCCGGAGCTGACCGGCCTGCCCGGCCTGCGGACGGCCCTGGACGCCCTCTTGGACGAGGAGCGGGAGCAGTACCTGGAAAAGGGTTGA
- a CDS encoding YceD family protein, with translation MVLNARLDHRNPLVFDTHELGRRPGALQRLTRTVDAPKDFGIQGVIGVPEGAPVELDLRLESVMEGVLVTGTARAKAEGECVRCLEPLEQQLEADFQEMFSYPDADDRGRPAAEPADDAEEDEDRLFVEDGLIGLEPVLRDAVVLALPMQPVCQEDCPGLCSECGARLADDPDHHHDAVDIRWAALQGLAGSLGDGEKDEMSGAEPGVDEKQEK, from the coding sequence ATGGTTCTGAACGCGCGCCTCGACCACCGCAACCCCCTCGTGTTCGACACACACGAGCTGGGACGGAGGCCCGGTGCGCTGCAGCGCCTGACCCGCACGGTCGACGCTCCCAAGGACTTCGGTATCCAGGGAGTCATCGGAGTGCCGGAAGGCGCCCCGGTGGAACTCGATCTCCGGCTCGAGTCGGTCATGGAAGGGGTGCTCGTCACGGGCACCGCCCGTGCCAAGGCCGAGGGGGAGTGCGTAAGGTGTCTGGAGCCGCTGGAGCAGCAGCTCGAAGCGGACTTCCAGGAGATGTTCTCGTACCCTGACGCCGACGACCGGGGCCGCCCTGCGGCGGAACCGGCCGACGACGCCGAGGAAGACGAGGACAGGCTCTTCGTCGAGGACGGACTGATCGGCCTCGAACCCGTGCTGCGCGACGCGGTGGTGCTCGCACTGCCGATGCAGCCGGTGTGCCAGGAAGACTGCCCTGGTCTGTGCTCCGAGTGCGGAGCACGCCTGGCGGACGACCCGGACCACCACCACGACGCCGTCGACATTCGTTGGGCGGCTTTGCAGGGACTCGCCGGTTCACTCGGAGACGGCGAGAAGGACGAGATGAGCGGCGCCGAACCTGGCGTCGACGAGAAGCAGGAGAAGTAG
- a CDS encoding acylphosphatase, translating into MSEDVRLVAWVRGQVQGVGFRWFTRARALELGGMSGFALNLADGRVQVVAEGPRERCEDLLAWLHGDDTPGRVDGVTEIWDTPRGGYEGFAIR; encoded by the coding sequence ATGAGCGAGGATGTGCGGCTGGTCGCGTGGGTGCGCGGGCAGGTTCAGGGTGTGGGTTTCCGCTGGTTCACGCGGGCCAGGGCGCTGGAGCTCGGCGGGATGAGTGGTTTTGCTCTCAATCTGGCCGACGGACGCGTCCAGGTCGTCGCGGAGGGCCCGCGCGAGCGCTGCGAGGACCTGCTCGCCTGGCTGCACGGTGACGACACGCCCGGACGCGTGGACGGTGTCACCGAGATCTGGGACACACCCCGCGGGGGCTACGAGGGCTTCGCCATCCGCTGA
- a CDS encoding CAP domain-containing protein: MGRHRRSAAGRAATGRAAGSHQPDGTTGRGRDPQVPDVGDRPTMGIAPYLNPEAYAEARAKSDAYLFAPDDPDGGGGDGHPQAGRTVPFPSDGFTPADGPQRAGTHRRRKKKGVTPVRTGLLGVSAAVALGTVAVATGTVPGLDSYRIGGGSGGGDRVRSQDAPTNSPTEQGGTSGSADTGRGGDSATSRGTDRSSSPSGSAESSPSEPSSPSSSSSPSSPSPSSDSPSVSASKPAAPAGTPSKTKKPKTTPSTKPTPTPSRPATEEPERPSAPAGASEQAVAQAQVLKLVNDERAKAGCSPVAANSALRELAEDFSESMAEGGFFDHTDPSGATPWDRAEAAGISNLGGENIARGQADAQAVMDAWMDSPGHRANILNCDFQTLGVGVHFGSGGPWWTQNFGY; this comes from the coding sequence ATGGGACGCCACCGACGCTCCGCCGCCGGCCGCGCCGCCACGGGCCGCGCCGCGGGGAGCCACCAGCCGGACGGCACGACGGGACGGGGTCGCGATCCGCAGGTCCCGGACGTGGGCGACCGCCCCACGATGGGGATCGCGCCCTACCTGAACCCCGAGGCGTACGCCGAGGCCCGCGCGAAGAGCGACGCCTACCTGTTCGCGCCGGACGACCCGGACGGCGGCGGGGGCGACGGCCACCCGCAGGCCGGCCGCACGGTCCCCTTCCCGAGCGACGGGTTCACCCCCGCCGACGGTCCACAGCGCGCGGGCACGCACCGCCGCCGCAAGAAGAAGGGCGTCACCCCGGTCCGCACGGGTCTGCTCGGGGTCTCCGCAGCGGTCGCCCTCGGCACGGTGGCGGTGGCCACGGGCACGGTGCCCGGCCTCGACAGCTACCGGATCGGCGGCGGCAGCGGCGGGGGCGACCGGGTGCGGTCCCAGGACGCCCCGACGAACAGCCCGACCGAGCAGGGCGGCACCTCCGGGAGCGCCGACACCGGCCGCGGCGGCGACTCCGCCACGAGCCGCGGCACCGACCGGTCCTCCTCACCCTCCGGGTCCGCCGAGTCCTCCCCTTCCGAGCCCTCCTCCCCGTCGTCCTCCTCCTCGCCCTCCTCCCCTTCACCGTCCTCGGACTCGCCCTCGGTATCGGCGTCGAAGCCCGCCGCCCCGGCCGGGACGCCGTCGAAGACGAAGAAGCCGAAGACGACCCCCAGCACGAAGCCGACGCCCACTCCTTCGCGGCCGGCCACCGAGGAGCCGGAGCGGCCCAGCGCGCCCGCCGGGGCGTCGGAGCAGGCCGTCGCCCAGGCCCAGGTGCTCAAGCTCGTCAACGACGAGCGCGCCAAGGCGGGCTGCAGCCCGGTGGCCGCGAACAGCGCGCTGCGCGAGCTGGCCGAGGACTTCAGCGAGTCCATGGCCGAAGGGGGCTTCTTCGACCACACCGACCCCAGTGGCGCGACCCCCTGGGACCGGGCCGAGGCAGCCGGGATAAGCAACCTCGGCGGCGAGAACATAGCCCGCGGACAGGCCGACGCCCAGGCCGTGATGGACGCCTGGATGGACAGCCCGGGCCACAGGGCCAACATCCTGAACTGCGACTTCCAGACCCTGGGCGTCGGAGTCCACTTCGGCTCCGGTGGCCCGTGGTGGACCCAGAACTTCGGCTACTGA
- the coaD gene encoding pantetheine-phosphate adenylyltransferase, translating into MRRAVCPGSFDPITNGHLDIIARASSLYDEVYVAVMINQAKKGLFEIEERIDLIRQVTAEYGNVRVESFHGLLVDFCKHREIPAIVKGLRAVSDFDYELQMAQMNNGLSGVETLFIPTNPTYSFLSSSLVKEVATWGGDVSHLVPPLVLEALSERLRQD; encoded by the coding sequence GTGCGCCGCGCCGTCTGTCCCGGGTCGTTCGACCCGATCACCAACGGACATCTCGACATCATCGCCCGGGCCTCCAGCCTCTACGACGAGGTCTACGTCGCCGTGATGATCAACCAGGCCAAGAAGGGCCTGTTCGAGATCGAGGAGCGGATCGACCTCATCCGCCAGGTCACCGCCGAGTACGGGAACGTGCGCGTGGAGTCCTTCCACGGCCTTCTCGTCGACTTCTGCAAGCACCGCGAGATCCCGGCCATCGTCAAGGGTCTGCGCGCGGTGAGCGACTTCGACTACGAGCTGCAGATGGCCCAGATGAACAACGGCCTCTCGGGTGTGGAGACCCTCTTCATCCCCACCAACCCCACCTACAGCTTCCTGTCGTCCTCCCTGGTCAAAGAAGTCGCGACCTGGGGCGGCGACGTCTCCCACCTCGTGCCCCCGCTGGTCCTCGAAGCCCTCTCCGAGCGCCTGAGGCAGGACTGA